From the Triticum urartu cultivar G1812 chromosome 4, Tu2.1, whole genome shotgun sequence genome, the window TTTTGTCAAGACGCAAACCCCACAATGTAAGCCAATGCCACCAGATAAAAACCACACAATGTTAGCCAATGCCACCAGATATAGTAATATGCTAAAGTGACGTGTATCTGGGAGCAGAGGGCAAGTCGTCGTCGGCGGCAAAGCTGAGCGCCATGACGACGTCCGACATGATGGGCCTTACGGTGTCCTCCTCCTGCAAGCACAtggccgccaccgccaccgcctgCTTCACCTCCCTGCCGCTCGGCCCTTCTCCCAGGAGCGGATCCACCAGCTCGTGCATCCTCCTCTGCTCGCTGAACATGGGCGCCGCCCAGGCCACCAGGTTCTGCTCCCCAGAGGGCCTGCTGTCGTCGATGACCCGCCTGCCGGTGATGAGCTCCAGCAGCACCACGCCGAAGCTGTACACGTCCGACTTCACCGTCAGGTGCCCCGTCCTCACGTACTCCGGCGCGCAGTACCCGTACGTGCCCATCACCCTCGACGGGCCgtccttctcctcctccgcctcgccgCCCTTGCCGTTGCGGGTGATCGGTGTGGCCAGCTTGGCGAGGCCGAAGTCGGAGAGCTTGGCATTGTATCCCTCGTCGAGGAGGATGTTGGAGGACTTGAGGTCGCGGTAGATCACCGGCGGGTTGGCAGTCTCGTGGAGGAACTCCAGGCCCTGGGCGGCGTCGTGTGCGATCCTCATCCTGGTCCGCCACGGCAGAACCGGCGGTGGTGGCTTCTCTTCGCCGTCCGCTGGGActcgggggaggaagaggtgatTTTCGAGGGAGCCGAGCGGCATGAGTTGGTAGACGAGGAGTCGCTGGTTGCCGTCGGCGCAGTAGCCCAGGAGGCCGACGAGGTTGGGGTGGGTCAGGAGGCTGCTCAGCACCAGCACCTCCACGAGGAACTCGTGGTCGCCCTGGAACCCCGTGCGGTCGAGCTGCTTGACGGCCACCGCCGACGAGCCGATGAGGCCTCTGTAGACGCGGCCGAAGCCGCCCTCGCCGATGAGGTTGGCATGGCTGAAGCAGTccgtggcggcggcgagctcaGGGAAGGTGAAGGAGCGCGCCGAGACGATGCTGTGGTTGTAGTTGGGGACGTCGACGGAGTGGCGgccgaagctggctcgtgccgACGAGGACGCGGTGAGCGAGGTGCCCGAGCGGATGAACCGTTTCCGAGACGGTGCGGCATCGGGGCAATGCTTCTTCCTGAAAGTGGCGCTCCTCCCGGGCCTGGGCTTCCTCTCCTCGTCCATGACGGTGCCGTCGTGCGGGAAACAACGGAGCCAGCTCAACATCTTGTAGTGCttgccggccggccggccgggaGCCCGGCCGGGAGTAGGAATGAGTGATCAGGAAGCAATGGAGGCAGGGCGATTTGGCTCGCCGGACGCATGCGAAATGCACAGCCTTTAATTTCGAGGGGTGGCCGGCTGGCCGTCCATGGTGACCGCGGTTTTGAATGCATACTGCCTATTCATGGTAAGCGCCCCGCTGTTCATTGCTTACTTGTAAATTCGAGCTATTCCtgcttttcttttccttttcttttttctttttgcgGGGAAGACTTCTAATCTATTCAGGGATCACCTATGTGTCACGTGCCTGAAAATGTATATTATCCAATCAGCTTGCTAAATTTGTCATTTGTGCATGCGCACACACTATGCATGTGGATGTAAAACTTTTCTTAACAAGTATATTTGCTTGCACACGCATACACTATACTTGTACAAATTAATGAGAGGAGAAAAGAGGGAATTAAAACATTGATTCTGGTTTTTTTATTTTAGCAACCATTATGCTATTTTTAAAATTAAGACCACACAATAAATTACATTGGTCATACCGTATTTCCATAACATTCTTACACTACGGGCTATAATATGTGGAATTAAGATCAACAAAACGACCTGGTTAAACAAAATTTGTTGTATTAAAAAAAGCTTAAACTTAAACAAATAAAAAAAAAACCAAAATAAACAAAAAAAAATCTAAGGTAGAATGAATTATGGGCATTGGTATTACTCTAAAGAAGAAAGAACATGAAAGAAAAAACTTGGCATTGTGAATGTCAGTAAATTTTTTTATAAGCTTGATTTTTTTTACTTAAGACAAATATGGGTAGGAAAAAAGGGTGGTATTATGCAAATATGCCTAAGATGGACAATAATAAAGACTTGTTGTCAAACTTTTTTTTCATATAGAGAGGATTCAAAATATATTAAAACATTGCACATAAAATGTTCAAACCTTGCACAATTCAGTATTGTGAAACAACAAGTGTAAACTAGTGCAAGAACAAGTGTAAACTTGCACACAAAAGTGTGAACTAAAACACCTATTATACTCTTTTATTTCAACAACCATTACGTTGATTTTTTTAATTCAAACCACAAAAAATACATTGGTCATATCAGACTTATACAATATTCTTACACCACGTGCTTTGAGGTGTGGAATTAAGATCAACACAATGACCTGCTTAAAGAAAATATGTTGCTAgtaaaaattttaaaaaatattaaagATTTAACAAATACAAcgtaaaaacaaaacaaaaaattcTAACGAAGAATGAATTAGGTGCATTGGTATTACTctaaagaagaaagaaaatgaaagaaAACTTGGTATTGTGAATGTCAATATTCTTTTCTATAAGGTCGATATAATTTTAAAATGTTTGACTTAAGATAGAATATGGGTagtaaaaagaaaaggaaggagagtATTATGCAAATAGGGAGCTCCTAGTCGGCGCCTTCTGCGCCGATTAGGATAACTGGCACCTGCAGCGGTTGCTTCTTGGGCTGATTCTTTGTTCGGCCCAAGTTCCAGCGCGCTAGTTCACTGTTTCTGCGGGTTCCTAGCTGACTGTTTCGACTGTTTCTGCGCTAGTTCACTGTGTCGCCAATACAGTTTGAACTGGAAATTTATCTCAAACTATGTTCGATAGGAAAATATGCTTGAACCAAAAATGGTATGAACTTTCTTAACAATAGAAAATCTCCATAAAATCATAGAAAGCTGGTGAATGAATTCTTTCAGAATTTGGAAGTGGCTTCCACTAGTTTAGTTCTTTGAAAGGAAATTTTATTCTAGGAGTACAACTGAATTAAAAAATATACAATCACTTCTCCATAATTAAATTCATACTGGCAGGGGTTGTATTACTTAGAACAACTAAACTAGTGGAAGCCAGAAACAACTTAAGAATGGCTGGTCTTGACCCTTGTTTCCACATTTAAATGTGAAGCTCGTCGAAATCTGATCTGAACCATTTTACACCCTCAAGTGGTcctgaaaaaaaattaaaaacaaaGTACATTTATTTTGTTAAtataaatataaatttgtatgtACATTTTCTCTTTAATAAATTATGGACTAGATCATGTGAAATAGTCTACTACTTTTGAATCACAGATTTCTTTTAGATTATACCTTTCAGCAGTTCATCCTCTTGATTGTGAAATGTCCTTTTATTTGAAAGACAAGAAACCCTGTATAATAAAAGCAAAAAAGATTCATTGAATTTTTTGGTATATACTTCCCTTAGTAAGAATGTTACTGTAAGACAATATGGAATTCAGGGAGGTGTTTATAACTTACGTGGTTTTGAAGAAATGACCTCACGACTGGTAGTTGGACCTCGCTGCTTTGGTAGTTTGCAATCTCGTACAAAAATATTTCACGCATAGCTTGGAGATCAAGTTGTTTTGCACAGTTGTGATGATCATCTGATTATTTTTTCTTCTATGAAATGAAAGAATTGCAATTAGAATATGTTGTTTAGAAGATAAGAAACTCTTACAGTAGAGAATCCAAGAACTCCCATGCCATGATATGTTTTTAGTATTTGAAGAAGGAAAAAAGACATGTGTCGTACCTGCATTGATGAAACCATGTTAACTAGCATGTTAGAATCAAATCCAGTTAAAAAACAAATAATCCATAACTTCAAAATTTATTTGGCTGTGATGTGGATGAATTGGAGGAAAAACTGTTAGTGACATAAGTAGTGAAACTGCTTAACCTGAAATTAGTTCTAGGAATTGCAATGAATCTGTAGTCAAAGTCTTTGATGTTGAATGCATTGCAGTTAGGGTAGGTGAGTGCAAACAGTGACTTGAAATTGTAACAGACAGTGCTTATTATAGTTGTGAATCTGTCTTGTCCAGACCCATCAGGATTCATAATATCAAAAAATCTTCCACTCTCTAGGTTTGCTGTTATTAGAATCCATTGCTTATCATTGAAGCAAGGCAAGTGGACCAGTGAAAATTCAAAGTAGGTTAGTTCTGGTCAGAAATTTCCAGTTGAAGAACTTAGTAAGAGAAAATTTTCTTAAAAgaaaaggtactaacaaaatttGCTATTTCCAATCTGAAGCCAACTCTTGCTTCACTTTAAATGTCTCTGCATATTGGGTCTGAATGATCAAACATAGGCCTCATGAGTATTGCCTGATAATTACAGACGAGAAATTTTTGGTTGGTGAAACTAGCAGATGTTAGCACAGAAGAACATTCGAAGTCAGAGAAAGAAAAAGAAGTAAATGTATCGTACCATATCTTCTCTTTGGACAATGTGCCTAATAACATCAATATTTGGTATTAGGCCTTGCCTACCATAGATTAGTTGGTTAGTATTGAGCATCTTTGAGTAACAATCCAGAGAGTGTGGATTCATCCAGCAACCAGGTCTTAAGGAAATAGTTAAGGTTTTCTGGTCAACCCATACTTCATTCACTTGGAATATTCTTTGGCTGTTGTTTTGGAATCAATGTTAGAAACTTTCAACTAGAAGTTAATAAAAAATAATGTGAGAACAAAGAAATGGTTTGTATGGTAGAGTTTTATGAAAACTTTGACTATTTTGTACAGCTAAAAGGAATGGACTTTGGAAAAAAATACCTTTAGTCCAGAACTGGAAGAGCTGCAGTCATTGTCTTGTAGGATTCTATTTGCACTCGTGTTGAGAAGATAACTTGTTGGAACTGTAAATAGTTGGGCTGCTGAACAATTTTTGCAGAAGATAAGTTTTGAAACGGCTTCTTTCTTGCCTCTATCTGATTCCTTTTGGATTTAGCTTCAAATTCTTCCATGAGTTTGAGCAACGTTGGATTGTTAAGTGGAGTTCCGAAAGAAATTTCTGGCTGTGGAGAGTTAATCTTGAAAGGCATTAGTGGACTATTCCTATACAGGAATGGAGTATTAGAATTGAATAACCTAGGATATGAATGAGTCTCAGGTTTGACAAGTTTGGATGAAGAACCCACATGAGAGTAGGTGCTTGTTTGATAAGAAGTCATACAGGGCGGGACTATATCTTGTAGTGCATCGGTTATTGCATTGAAACTTGGCATGTCATCTTCAGTGTAGTTTGCTGGGAAAGAATTAGGTGGAGCTGCTGGTTGAGACACTTGACTAGATGGGAGATTGGTTTCACATTTTTTGCAAGTGTTTGATGGTAGGGATGTGAATAAATGAGAATTGACTTGTCTTCTAATGCTTCTAGTTCGACTTGATGTGGTGCACAGTAGAAAGAGTCTCCTGGCATTAAGACAAGAAAAAAAATTTATGTCACTATGAACATTAAAATATAAAAAGGAAGAGAAAATAAAAATtaagaaagaagaaaaataaatTGAAAGTACCTGTGGCACTTGAATCAGCTGAGATAAATTTCCAGTGAGTAGAGCTAAATTCTCTTGTCTCCAATTACGATTTATTGTTGAATTCAAGTCTTCCCATTTTGGTTTGTTTCTAAGAGAATCCAGGGTAACTGGTATTTATATAACGAATAAACAGAAAAATGAAAAGTTATTGACTAATAATAAGAAAGAACTGGAGATATTGTAAGTAGTTTAAATATGCAAAAAATAGTTATGAACTGCAAATACAGAAAAGTGGTGAATACAACTAGACAGAACAAAAGCTTTATTGTATAAAAAGCCATATTACCTTCTTTAGGAGAAATGACAATATAGGTAAAGTTTGCATTAATTTGATCTCTGCTGAGAACTTCTAGAACCGCTAAATCTTTGGAACTTGGAGATCCAAGAGATATTGGAGGGGCAAAATTTATTTGCTCATCAATAAGCAGGCGTTCAAAGAAATTTAGAATCATTGAATCAATTAGTTCTCGAGTATTTTCTGAATCAAATCTTGGAGGATATGAATGAGGGCCAGGAAAATCCAAGAAATCAAATGAATACATGAATGAGTCCAAGTGTGGATGTTTCTGCATTAGATTGATGGGTATCAAGGGACCAGTTGAATCAATGTTACTTACAACATTACCCAAGTGCACTCCTGAAAGAGCTGGAACTGTAGAAGGTTGATATTCATGTTGATCTTCAGAAGGAGAACTTGAGGGTAATAAACTGAGAACATCGTCAACATAAGATTGCAGTGTTGGAATAGAGTTTGTTAAAATGTTTGCCAAAATTTCTGACTGGTACACTAAAGCTTAATCTTTTCCTGATTTGAAGAAAATgagaattgaaaatgaatgaagtGAGCTCGAAGCAACCATAAAAAAATAGGTGAACATACTAGTTTGAAAGTAAAAGACAAGTATTCTTGCTACTGTATTAGATTTGCAAACCTGTATGTTGTGAATCAAGGGTAGTTTGCTATTGATTTAGTGCAAAATTGATTCAGGTAATTGCATAGGTGACTCATCAATAGAATCAGCGAATGGAGTTGCTGTTATGTGCTTCATCTGTTTTTGTTTGGAGGAAAAATATGAAAGTGGATATTCAACTCAATAAATTTCATGAGGAAAAGAGTACTATTAAAACAAAGTTAATCTTCATATATGTGTCTTTTGTACTTACTTCAAGCCTGCCAAACTCAAGATTCACTCCATGATTTGTGTCTAGAGCGATGAATGATCTGAGCATTGTTGCTGACCACAAAGGAAGTCTTGGGAACATATTGGTTGAAATCTTGTAGTCAGAAGTGATCAAGAATTAAAAATGTGCAATCAGCCAAAGTTTGCCAAAAAATATGGAAGGAAATCAAAGTCAGTTAAAATTTGTCTTTGACATGATCTAGAGTGAAAAAGAAGTTGAAATTCTAATAATTCCTTACCACTAACAGTACTTTGCAACCTCATGCTAGATTTGACCTCTTCTTTCCAAGACTTGACTGCATTTTTGCAATCTCATGAACCAAGAATGACAGGGTGAAGAGGCACCAATTGTATTTTGGAACTGACTCAATATTGACCAACGCATTGTAGTATTTTTTTGCTTAGAAGTCCCTTTGAACTCGGTGCAATTAGAATGGAAAGTACAAGGAGCATGAAAATCCTAGAGAAAGCTTCTTCTGATATGTTTTCAGATAGCATTAACAACAAGTGTTCTGGGTTTGGTTTTGTTGTTTCAAGAAATGTGTTCATGAAATCAACAGTTTGTTTCGAAGGCTTTGTTTGTATTGGAAAACCCCCACATGGAATGCCTAGGATTTTGTGTACATATGATTTCGTCAAATGGAACTTGAAACCATTTCTTAGTTCAGTTCTGCAAGTAGTTGTGAACTGCAGTCCTAACCATTCAAATATATCATCCAATATGCAGTTGCATGATATATGAAGCAAAGAACTGAACCCAAGTTTACGAACTATCAACTTCTGCTCCTCATTTAGTTTAGATATAAACTTGATTAGCATACTGATATGGTTAATTTCGGTGACCTGGTGGACGGACTGAATGAATTAGAATTGGGAAAACAAGAACATGTTATAGTTCAAGTGTGGAATTTAGGGGAGAAAGAACAGTTGAATTAAATTTAGTTTCGGGGGATATGATTTTTGTGCTTACTTTTAATATCTTTGGTGCATTTTTCTCATTTAATTGAGTGTCAAGGTGCTGCTGGTTGCTCCTCTTGTTGATGAAGCTTTGATCTACAGAACCCATCTGCACATAACAACACAAAAGTTATAGCAAGAGTAATGCCATGACTACCACTCTATCAAGAAACAACCATTTTAAAAACCATTTTACTAAGTATAGTTTTAAAATAAAGCGTATTAGGATGAAATTATACAAGACTCAACGCTGGTAAGAAGAAGAGAACAATAGCATTGTCATGGCCACACAGAGAAACATAGTGTATATAATGAAACACAGAGAAACAAGACTTGTCCATTGCGATTCAATTTTGAAATTTTAACTCTGTTTTAATGTTGAACAATTAATTAAAAAGTTTTCACACGGCAATGGAGCTGCAAGGCCAGAGGGCATCACCACAAACAGTAGGGGGGATAGATAACAAAAAGAGACTAGCATTTTGATTATCGCTACATATGAAAAGGTTGTATTGAAAATAAAAATGCAATGCTGTGCCTGAATCACATTTGATTGTTAGGACTGATAGTAGCTAAAATTCAGAATTTCACATGTAAAAAATGCTGCTCTAGTTTAGCGAGATTTGTCAGCTGTGATGCACATGCTCTGGTGTATTACATACAGGAAAATTTATGTTTGTTGTTTCCAAAAATAATAGTCATATAACAGCTCAAATCAAAATGCAATTCCTACAGCAACTGTCACCAACAGAAAAATATTGGCTGTAGAAATTTCTATATGTGCACTGATAAGCAAAATAGAGAATGCAAAAGGATGACTCAACAATTGCCAGAGGTGCAGTCACCAGAAAACAATTTCTACACCTGCTGTCATGTTGCACGACTGTGTTGTCGGAAGGTAGCAGACCATCCGAAACGAGTTCCCATGGCAGGATTCAGTGCACTAGGGATAGATTTATAAAAGATTCAGTGCACTAGGCTAAGATTTTGACACTAGGTTAATCAATTTAATTATCTGACCAAAAACAACATTAGGAACCTAGTCGTAGAATCGAAGTACTCCCTAAGATTTAGTAGATCCACCGTGTCTGAGGGATTTGTGGATGAAAAGCTCAGGCTAGGGTTCTAGTTTCGCTAGAGGTACGATCTAGAAGCTACGAAACGAGAGAGAAAAGAGATTTCGAAGGGCAAACCTGCGTTGATCTTGGCAGAGAGTGATTTCCTGACAGGGGATCCAGGAGAGAGTCGCCAGTCGTCGGAGCAAGAGATAAAGAAGAGTGGAAGAGAAATGGGGAATTTTCCTGCCCATGGTGTGTTTTTGACAAATAAACCCCTTTGTTCAAGCACGTTGCCAGTGCTTTCTGAAAAACACCTTGCGGCAGCGTTGAATTAATTTTTAGGTCCCTATAGAAATTAGTCAGGGCCCGCAAGTAAGTGACTTGGGAGAAAAAGACACTAAACGAAAGAAAACAGGGGATTTGTTCTAGATACCTCTCAACCCTCTCGACCAGTCTCGAAGGGGAGGAATTGGAGGGGCAGATGGCGGCAATGGAGCCGCCGGCGGTGGCACAAATTTCTGGTGGAGTTGTATTCGGCGTGGATGGGAGGACATCAAATCCACCAGTATTGGCGTCCATGCCAATCGAAAACCTACGTGCTACGAGCCGATCGTCCAGATCCCAGGTTCTATTCTTCATCTGCCTTGTTCTTTTGTCAGATATAAAAAGTGCATCTATAAACTGTCTATATTATATAGACTAATGTAGTGGCAGTTGAGGGCAAATTATTGTTCTAAAACTCTACTATTGTTATATGCTGAATTCTGTGATGCATCTAAAAAGATGTGTATATTTGTGGCTACCTAGTGTAGGGTCAGACAGTGCATCATGAGATCAACAAACTCCTTAAACAGATGCGATGTCTTGTAAACATACAAAGATGAAAGAAGTAGTAGATCGTTGTGGAGGACAGTGATATTTTGTGATGCTATTTGCCTCATAAATTGTCAGTTTGCTTTAGATAATAGCACCAACACATGAGCGACCTTCAAACATGTGTGTTATAATGAATGCAGAGTTAAGATTAGTTTCAATTAATGAGTTAGCCAAATTATAAAAAATGTACTGCTATGTA encodes:
- the LOC125551182 gene encoding probable serine/threonine-protein kinase PBL25, which translates into the protein MLSWLRCFPHDGTVMDEERKPRPGRSATFRKKHCPDAAPSRKRFIRSGTSLTASSSARASFGRHSVDVPNYNHSIVSARSFTFPELAAATDCFSHANLIGEGGFGRVYRGLIGSSAVAVKQLDRTGFQGDHEFLVEVLVLSSLLTHPNLVGLLGYCADGNQRLLVYQLMPLGSLENHLFLPRVPADGEEKPPPPVLPWRTRMRIAHDAAQGLEFLHETANPPVIYRDLKSSNILLDEGYNAKLSDFGLAKLATPITRNGKGGEAEEEKDGPSRVMGTYGYCAPEYVRTGHLTVKSDVYSFGVVLLELITGRRVIDDSRPSGEQNLVAWAAPMFSEQRRMHELVDPLLGEGPSGREVKQAVAVAAMCLQEEDTVRPIMSDVVMALSFAADDDLPSAPRYTSL